One Candidatus Dependentiae bacterium DNA window includes the following coding sequences:
- a CDS encoding OmpA family protein has protein sequence MNKQIIALALLLVSIPACCRRKKSLLGPTYTETCTTVTEEPTCPNKPTHFNEDINPFELDEDSNPFNTLANEADLSEEDMNLVNAEETTRDLQKDSASYGLKRIYYDFDQYDVRPDQEGALKHNLQIARKLADKGLVLVVEGHACNSAGSSAYNMMLSEKRAQALADYLVSNGVDESQLRVVGRGSELCIIPSGTRQQQAPNRRVEVYAYKA, from the coding sequence GTGAATAAACAAATTATAGCTCTTGCACTTTTATTAGTAAGTATACCAGCATGTTGCAGAAGAAAAAAATCCCTTCTTGGGCCAACCTATACTGAAACATGTACTACGGTTACCGAAGAACCTACCTGCCCAAATAAACCAACTCATTTTAACGAAGATATTAATCCGTTTGAACTTGATGAAGATTCAAACCCATTTAATACTTTAGCAAATGAAGCTGATTTAAGCGAAGAAGATATGAATCTCGTTAACGCTGAAGAAACAACAAGAGATCTTCAAAAAGACAGCGCAAGCTATGGTCTAAAACGTATCTACTATGATTTTGATCAATACGACGTGCGTCCTGATCAAGAAGGGGCACTTAAGCATAATCTACAAATAGCGCGCAAACTTGCAGATAAAGGCCTTGTGCTTGTGGTAGAAGGGCATGCATGTAACTCAGCTGGATCTTCAGCATATAATATGATGCTTTCAGAAAAACGAGCTCAAGCACTTGCAGATTACTTGGTTAGCAACGGTGTAGACGAAAGTCAACTACGTGTTGTAGGTCGTGGTAGCGAATTGTGTATTATACCTTCTGGTACAAGACAACAACAAGCACCTAACCGTCGCGTTGAAGTATACGCTTATAAAGCATAA